In Oryzihumus leptocrescens, the following are encoded in one genomic region:
- a CDS encoding peptide-methionine (S)-S-oxide reductase MsrA yields MGDDTETAVLAGGCAWIMQQLLRHPEGVISTRTGFMGGAKDNPTEQDNGGHAEVVEVVFDPARLSYRGLLEVFFLVHRPDLDEGVVGSLYRSEIFFTRPEQRHVAEEMICDVDASGHWLGKTVTRVSEAGTFWEMGPEDQDYLQRFPRGCTPPFPRQEDHVASDR; encoded by the coding sequence ATGGGCGACGACACCGAGACCGCGGTTCTCGCAGGAGGCTGCGCCTGGATCATGCAGCAGCTGCTCCGCCACCCCGAAGGAGTCATCTCCACCCGCACCGGGTTCATGGGCGGCGCGAAGGACAACCCGACCGAGCAGGACAACGGCGGTCATGCCGAGGTCGTCGAGGTCGTCTTCGACCCCGCGCGGCTGTCGTACCGGGGACTGCTCGAGGTGTTCTTCCTGGTCCACCGGCCCGACCTCGATGAGGGCGTCGTGGGTTCGCTGTACCGCTCCGAGATCTTCTTCACCAGGCCGGAGCAGCGGCACGTCGCCGAGGAGATGATCTGCGACGTCGACGCGTCGGGTCATTGGCTCGGCAAGACGGTGACCCGCGTCAGCGAGGCCGGGACCTTCTGGGAGATGGGACCGGAGGACCAGGACTACCTGCAACGGTTCCCGCGCGGCTGCACGCCCCCCTTCCCCCGACAGGAAGATCACGTAGCCTCGGACCGATGA
- a CDS encoding alpha/beta hydrolase, protein MTGISTHEQQQVDAANSSGRVPVVFVHGLWLLPSSWDRWRARFEEAGFVTLAPGWPDDPNTVAEAKAEPDVLAHKTVGQVADHFEETIRALDRKPAVVGHSFGGLITQILAGRGLAQVSVAIDPAPFRGVLPLPVSALKSASPVLGNPANYSRAVPLTYEQFRYAFANEVEEDEARQLYDTYAVPASGKPLFQAATANLNPWTEAKVNSRHPDRGPLLIVSGEKDHTVPWAIANASYKKQRRNEGVTEIVEIPGRGHSLTIDHGWGQVADTVLAFVRRFTAPAAAG, encoded by the coding sequence ATGACCGGCATCAGCACCCATGAGCAGCAGCAGGTCGACGCCGCGAACAGCTCCGGCAGGGTCCCTGTGGTCTTCGTCCACGGTCTCTGGCTGCTGCCGAGCAGCTGGGACCGGTGGCGGGCCCGCTTCGAGGAGGCGGGCTTCGTCACGCTCGCCCCCGGGTGGCCGGACGACCCCAACACCGTCGCCGAGGCCAAAGCCGAGCCGGACGTCCTGGCGCACAAGACCGTGGGGCAGGTCGCCGACCACTTCGAGGAGACGATCCGGGCCCTGGACCGCAAGCCGGCGGTGGTCGGGCACTCCTTCGGCGGGCTGATCACCCAGATCCTCGCCGGGCGCGGCCTGGCCCAGGTCTCGGTGGCCATCGACCCCGCACCGTTCCGCGGCGTCCTGCCGCTGCCGGTCTCGGCGCTGAAGTCCGCCTCGCCGGTCCTGGGCAACCCGGCCAACTACAGCCGGGCCGTCCCGCTGACCTACGAGCAGTTCCGCTATGCCTTCGCCAACGAGGTCGAGGAGGACGAGGCCAGGCAGCTCTACGACACGTACGCCGTGCCGGCCTCGGGCAAGCCTCTCTTCCAGGCGGCGACGGCCAACCTCAACCCGTGGACCGAGGCGAAGGTCAACAGCAGGCACCCCGATCGCGGGCCACTACTCATCGTCTCCGGCGAGAAGGACCACACCGTCCCGTGGGCGATCGCCAACGCGTCCTACAAGAAGCAGCGCCGCAACGAGGGCGTCACCGAGATCGTCGAGATCCCCGGTCGCGGGCACTCCCTGACCATCGACCACGGGTGGGGCCAGGTGGCCGACACGGTGCTGGCCTTCGTCCGGCGCTTCACCGCGCCGGCTGCGGCGGGCTGA